The segment CCGATCAAGAAGCTGCCCACGCTGCGCGGGCGCACCGTGGTCAACCTCTTCTTCGAGGACTCGACCCGCACCCGCATCAGCTTCGAGGCGGCGGCCAAGCGGCTCTCCGCCGACGTCATCAACTTCTCCGCCAAGGGGTCCAGCGCCTCCAAGGGCGAAGGCCTGAAGGACACCGCGCTCACGCTCCAGGCGATGGGCGCCGACGCCGTGGTCGTCCGGCACGGCGCGTCGGGTGCCCCGCACCGGCTCGCGCACGAGGCATGGACGAAGGGCGCGGTGGTCAACGCCGGCGACGGCACGCACGAGCACCCCACCCAGGCTCTGCTCGACGCGTTCACCATGCGCCGCCACCTGACCGACGATGCGGCGAACGGCACCGGCGCCGACCTGTCCGGCAAGCGCGTCACCATCGTCGGCGACGTGCTGCACAGCCGGGTGGCGCGGTCCAACGCCCTGCTGCTGCACACGCTCGGCGCGCACGTCACGCTCGTCGCGCCGCCCACGCTGCTGCCCGTCGGCGTCGACACCTGGCCGGTCGAGACCTCCTACGACCTCGACGAGACCCTCGAGGGCACCGACGCGCTCATGATGCTGCGGGTCCAGGGGGAGCGGATGAACGACGCCTACTTCCCGAGCGCCCGCGAGTACAGCCGTCGCTACGGTCTCGACGTCGCCCGCATGAACCGACTGCCCGACCACGGGATCGTCATGCACCCCGGCCCCATGAACCGCGGCATGGAGATCAGTGCCGACGTCGCCGACTCCGGCCGCTCCGTCATCGTCGAGCAGGTCACGAACGGCGTCGCCGTCCGCATGGCCGTCCTGTACCTGCTGCTCGGCGGCTCCCAGAACCAGAACGAAGGAACGGCATGACCTCCTACCTCCTGCGAGACGCCCGTCCGCTGGGCGGCGACCCCGTCGACCTGCTGCTGCGCGACGGCGTCATCGTCGAGATCGGTCCCGACCTCGACGATGACGGGGCCGTCGTGGTCGACGCCGAGGGCCTCGTGGCCCTGCCCGGTCTCGTCGACCTGCACACCCACCTGCGCGAGCCCGGCCGTGAGGACGCCGAGACGGTGCTCACCGGCACGCAGTCGGCAGCACGCGGCGGCTTCACCTGCGTGCACGCCATGGCCAACACCTCGCCCGTCGCCGACACGGCCGGCGTGGTCGAGCAGGTCTGGCGGCTCGGCCGCGAGGGCGGCTTCTGCGACGTCCAGCCCGTCGGCGCCGTTACCGTGGGCCTCAAGGGCGAGCGACTCGCGGAGCTGGGCGCCATGGCCGACTCCGCCGCCGGCGTCCGGGTGTTCTCCGACGACGGCATCTGCGTGTCCGACGCCGTCCT is part of the Aeromicrobium sp. Leaf245 genome and harbors:
- a CDS encoding aspartate carbamoyltransferase catalytic subunit, yielding MKHLLSAGDLDRDEAVHVLDTAEELLGVAQRPIKKLPTLRGRTVVNLFFEDSTRTRISFEAAAKRLSADVINFSAKGSSASKGEGLKDTALTLQAMGADAVVVRHGASGAPHRLAHEAWTKGAVVNAGDGTHEHPTQALLDAFTMRRHLTDDAANGTGADLSGKRVTIVGDVLHSRVARSNALLLHTLGAHVTLVAPPTLLPVGVDTWPVETSYDLDETLEGTDALMMLRVQGERMNDAYFPSAREYSRRYGLDVARMNRLPDHGIVMHPGPMNRGMEISADVADSGRSVIVEQVTNGVAVRMAVLYLLLGGSQNQNEGTA